One part of the Dyadobacter sp. 676 genome encodes these proteins:
- a CDS encoding C25 family cysteine peptidase codes for MKTFSTLNTLSLLRIFKALVVVVFIASTNGIAQKWSGSHGNEWLAGKYSQPWVRIGVTAKGIHKVNIADLPQAFKDADKNRLELWHRGTQVSIIKADANEILFYGVPNDGASDALLYRLSTSRKNPYFSIYSDESSYFLTINPAANGNRAITATPSSNPSPVAVQSHVKTDVRIYKNEYSHSSQTYYRPSTYNSYFEEGKQYTGTSLMGYFLGNNIQTLNPKSSIIFPSSYQPEPFSFQIKFPVGAAPKKMSVHLKGRLGSSTAEIYVGKTAATLRSVGTISISELNDYDFNFDLQDSDFDANGVGTLGFKSTQVGYEGSGYSVSYFTLVYDQALNMQGLNSYEFELPAVGPGTQSSVSITNTPAGVQVYDITNPDVPRIIPGNPSALLIDRNGQKINLLVSNQITTVAANKISNATFKEINPASYDYLIVCSNTMTSSAEAYATYRRDASPGKKYKPLVISIRDAYNQFNYGEPSPVAIRRFVDFMISDGKKDDKFLLLLGRSNTFPERMTREIPDEVPTVGYPGSDLLLTDGLAGAPDDVPAVAVGRVAAISNQQVLDYLAKVQKYESQTDLGWRKNVIHMNGGKSSTEINQFADYLNAISVDVTSNPFSGNIIPKLKTVASDDVIEMNFAAELNGAGVGMVTYFGHGGVDKTDYNAGYVSDPAKGYNNPNNFPVLFYNGCGVNNVFSGRNGLFGTTPASSVRPMSLDWLLAPNKGAVAVFGNTWDAYASTSNEYLDKLYAQIFMETDVNRKSIGNILKGSCPVDQATKSIYL; via the coding sequence ATGAAAACATTTTCTACTTTAAACACACTGAGTTTACTGAGGATTTTTAAGGCGCTGGTCGTCGTTGTCTTTATCGCAAGCACGAACGGCATTGCTCAAAAGTGGAGCGGTTCCCATGGAAATGAGTGGCTTGCCGGTAAATATTCTCAACCTTGGGTTAGAATAGGCGTAACCGCAAAAGGGATTCACAAAGTCAATATCGCTGATTTACCGCAGGCATTCAAAGATGCAGATAAAAATAGGCTGGAACTGTGGCATCGTGGCACGCAGGTGAGCATTATCAAGGCGGATGCCAATGAAATTCTTTTCTATGGAGTACCCAACGACGGCGCCTCCGATGCCCTTCTTTACAGGCTTAGTACAAGTCGTAAAAACCCGTATTTCAGCATCTATTCGGATGAGAGTTCTTATTTTCTTACGATTAATCCAGCGGCGAACGGTAATAGGGCGATAACCGCTACACCTTCATCAAACCCCTCTCCGGTTGCAGTGCAGTCACACGTGAAAACTGACGTAAGGATTTATAAGAATGAATATTCACACAGTTCCCAGACTTACTACCGCCCATCCACTTATAACAGTTATTTTGAAGAAGGAAAGCAATATACAGGCACATCGCTCATGGGATATTTCCTCGGGAACAATATCCAGACTTTGAATCCGAAATCTTCGATAATCTTCCCATCCTCTTATCAACCGGAACCTTTCAGTTTTCAAATCAAATTTCCGGTTGGAGCAGCTCCAAAGAAAATGTCGGTTCATCTGAAAGGTAGGTTAGGCTCATCGACTGCGGAGATTTATGTGGGTAAAACCGCTGCGACATTGAGATCTGTCGGAACCATCAGCATTTCTGAATTAAATGATTATGATTTTAATTTCGACTTGCAGGATAGCGACTTCGATGCCAACGGAGTTGGTACGCTTGGATTTAAATCGACTCAGGTAGGATACGAGGGAAGCGGTTATTCTGTCTCCTATTTTACACTTGTGTATGATCAGGCGCTTAATATGCAGGGGCTTAACTCATACGAATTCGAATTGCCGGCGGTTGGTCCCGGTACTCAATCATCCGTTTCAATCACAAATACTCCAGCAGGTGTTCAGGTCTACGACATTACCAATCCGGATGTGCCGAGAATAATCCCTGGAAATCCGTCGGCACTTCTGATTGACCGGAATGGGCAGAAAATCAATCTCTTGGTTAGCAACCAGATAACTACTGTCGCAGCGAATAAGATTTCAAATGCGACATTTAAAGAGATCAATCCTGCCAGCTACGATTATCTTATTGTATGTTCAAATACTATGACGAGCTCTGCCGAGGCATATGCAACCTATCGTCGGGATGCTAGTCCGGGTAAAAAGTACAAGCCGTTGGTAATTAGCATCCGCGATGCATATAATCAGTTCAACTATGGGGAACCAAGCCCTGTGGCAATAAGAAGATTTGTTGATTTTATGATCTCGGATGGCAAGAAAGATGATAAATTCCTGCTTTTGTTGGGAAGATCAAACACATTTCCAGAAAGGATGACGAGGGAAATTCCAGATGAAGTTCCTACGGTGGGTTATCCCGGATCGGATTTGCTGCTTACGGATGGTTTGGCAGGGGCGCCAGACGACGTGCCGGCGGTGGCTGTGGGACGTGTGGCGGCAATTTCGAACCAGCAAGTACTGGATTACCTCGCGAAGGTGCAAAAGTACGAGAGTCAAACCGACCTTGGATGGCGAAAGAATGTCATTCATATGAACGGTGGTAAATCTTCAACGGAAATTAACCAATTCGCCGACTATCTTAACGCGATTTCAGTCGACGTTACCAGCAACCCTTTTTCAGGGAATATCATTCCAAAGTTGAAGACGGTTGCCAGTGATGACGTGATCGAAATGAATTTTGCAGCTGAGCTGAATGGCGCCGGGGTCGGAATGGTAACCTATTTTGGACATGGGGGTGTCGATAAAACGGATTACAACGCCGGTTACGTAAGTGATCCAGCCAAGGGCTATAATAACCCTAATAACTTTCCGGTTCTGTTTTACAATGGTTGTGGCGTTAATAACGTGTTTAGCGGGCGTAACGGTTTGTTCGGAACAACGCCGGCTTCCTCGGTTCGGCCCATGTCGCTTGATTGGTTATTGGCCCCGAACAAAGGTGCGGTGGCTGTATTTGGAAATACCTGGGATGCGTACGCCAGTACGTCCAATGAATACCTGGATAAGCTGTATGCGCAGATCTTTATGGAAACCGACGTAAATAGAAAATCCATTGGTAACATCCTCAAAGGAAGTTGCCCGGTTGACCAAGCTACAAAAAGCATATACCTATAA
- a CDS encoding VCBS repeat-containing protein has protein sequence MLLNRRIFKWLCLTHIIAFGGFTASAQTKAKNGAAISFKKTELTKRFIAEGAAMGDVNKDGKKDILSGAYWFEAPDWKAHELARPDSFIVNGSYSDSFLDFAMDVNQDGWIDLIRIDWPGKAAAWHENPKNKPGHWPMHIIYSSVGNESPQLVDIDGDGRLDLLCNDPTAKKVIWLKCPSKKGDTTWEKYIISNDPNNSTHMYTHGIGYGDINGDGRKDVIVKSGWWEGPAEGPAKHAKEEDWKFHPADLGQDCSQMYVLDLNGDGLNDVLSASAHNYGMWWHEQRKEGDQTVWIHHDIDKTISQTHGLALADINGDGHPDFITGKRYFAHNGNDPGEFEPAFISWFEYKPGKVPTWIRHDIDDNSGVGLHVTVEDLNGDGLLDIVTGNKKGVRVFTQQKAK, from the coding sequence ATGCTTTTGAACCGAAGAATTTTCAAGTGGCTTTGTCTGACCCATATAATCGCATTTGGCGGTTTTACCGCGTCCGCGCAAACGAAAGCAAAGAACGGAGCGGCGATCAGCTTCAAAAAAACGGAACTGACCAAACGGTTTATTGCCGAGGGGGCTGCCATGGGCGACGTGAACAAGGATGGGAAAAAAGATATTCTTTCGGGTGCATACTGGTTCGAAGCGCCCGACTGGAAAGCACACGAGCTGGCCAGGCCGGATTCATTCATCGTCAACGGCAGTTATAGCGATTCGTTCCTGGATTTTGCAATGGACGTGAACCAGGATGGCTGGATCGACCTTATCCGTATCGATTGGCCGGGAAAAGCGGCCGCCTGGCACGAAAACCCCAAGAACAAGCCAGGTCACTGGCCAATGCATATCATTTATTCTTCGGTAGGGAATGAATCGCCTCAGTTGGTGGACATCGATGGCGACGGCCGCCTCGACCTGCTTTGCAACGACCCGACTGCGAAAAAGGTAATCTGGTTGAAATGCCCGTCGAAAAAGGGCGATACAACCTGGGAGAAATACATTATAAGCAACGACCCCAATAATTCCACCCACATGTACACGCACGGGATCGGCTATGGCGATATTAATGGTGACGGGCGCAAGGATGTAATCGTGAAAAGCGGCTGGTGGGAAGGCCCCGCCGAAGGACCAGCCAAACATGCCAAAGAGGAGGACTGGAAATTTCACCCTGCTGACCTGGGGCAGGATTGTTCGCAAATGTACGTGCTGGACCTGAATGGCGATGGCCTGAACGACGTACTCAGCGCCTCTGCCCACAACTACGGCATGTGGTGGCATGAGCAAAGGAAAGAAGGCGATCAGACTGTCTGGATTCACCACGACATCGACAAAACCATTTCACAGACACACGGGCTGGCGCTTGCAGATATCAACGGCGATGGGCACCCCGATTTTATTACCGGCAAACGCTATTTCGCCCACAACGGAAACGACCCGGGTGAATTCGAGCCTGCATTCATTTCATGGTTTGAATATAAACCCGGCAAAGTGCCAACGTGGATCAGGCACGATATTGATGACAATTCGGGTGTAGGGCTGCACGTGACGGTCGAAGACCTGAACGGCGATGGCCTGCTCGACATCGTTACGGGTAACAAAAAGGGTGTACGCGTTTTTACACAGCAAAAAGCGAAGTAG
- a CDS encoding T9SS type A sorting domain-containing protein, producing the protein MTKLQKAYTYNVAQNSRVASFYDADRANVHQVLLQGDPALRILITDGALPVKLISFGAKTENEKVRVDWKTASEKNNSHFIVERSYNGKLFEEIGRVEGKGTTETETSYTFYDSKPLTGVSYYRLKQVDNSTVVDGNIVDGKSTYSTIVSVRREESKFFVVSPNPIADVAEIALNAPVKIRSWNLVNIAGQPVLKDQTGLKLNLSQLAAGEYILEVHTENGDVYHKKVVKK; encoded by the coding sequence TTGACCAAGCTACAAAAAGCATATACCTATAATGTGGCACAGAATTCACGCGTAGCGTCCTTTTATGACGCAGACAGGGCCAATGTGCATCAGGTGCTCTTGCAGGGGGATCCCGCTTTGAGAATCCTGATCACGGACGGTGCATTGCCGGTTAAATTGATTTCATTTGGCGCCAAGACAGAAAATGAAAAGGTACGCGTTGATTGGAAAACTGCGTCTGAGAAAAATAACAGCCATTTCATTGTCGAGAGAAGCTACAACGGAAAACTGTTTGAAGAAATCGGCAGAGTAGAAGGCAAGGGTACAACGGAAACTGAAACAAGTTACACATTCTACGATTCTAAGCCGCTGACAGGCGTAAGCTATTATCGTCTTAAGCAGGTCGATAACAGTACGGTAGTTGATGGTAACATTGTTGATGGTAAAAGTACTTACTCGACTATCGTATCCGTAAGACGTGAAGAGTCGAAGTTTTTCGTTGTTTCGCCTAATCCGATCGCCGATGTAGCCGAAATTGCGCTCAATGCTCCGGTAAAGATCAGGAGCTGGAACCTGGTTAACATAGCAGGACAACCTGTGCTGAAAGACCAGACTGGTCTCAAGCTGAATCTTTCGCAACTGGCGGCCGGTGAATACATCCTCGAAGTACACACTGAAAACGGTGATGTGTATCATAAAAAAGTAGTTAAGAAATAG
- a CDS encoding C25 family cysteine peptidase, producing MKQQAIGEVETVNITPEVNEGVGLITYFGHGSTTVTDLDMGYITDADRGYSNQGMYPMMYFNGCGVGNIFSARFNPNPGANDRYPLSMDWLLAAKRGAIAIIANSFESFVSPSSGYLTKLYEAMFSDPFTYNLPIGDIQKAIASKIVKEDPGIYNVANIHQSVLQGDPALKVISVANPDYTVDPDEGIRIYSESPDKTIGASTKIKLSVRVDNLGRYVPNGELPIEITYFSKGGQTQVKDTVSGFAYHDTITVMTTSANPIEKIEVRLDPANTIKELNKNNNKTELLVDWEIAKNVSIYPQGSIKDVVAPTLTVKFNGRMIRNDEIVQPGSNIVIGLEDDRFLSADTSRVSVFLKTCEDNSCDFTRLAYSSGKLLKMEALTERSLLVNWIESLTEPGVYELLVTGSDDAGNISAAPYRIRFRIADDSEVLKLVVSPNPASSYARFETTLPASNPIVRIDWAIYDQRGVLVHKEHLDKPRAGVNEWYWQPAQNTSGLYYYKVNMISQGGEEKSVSGKLALLR from the coding sequence GTGAAGCAGCAAGCGATCGGGGAGGTAGAAACGGTCAATATTACACCGGAGGTAAATGAAGGGGTTGGGCTAATCACCTATTTCGGTCATGGATCTACAACTGTTACAGACCTGGACATGGGCTACATCACCGATGCCGATAGAGGTTATAGCAATCAAGGCATGTATCCGATGATGTACTTTAATGGTTGTGGAGTCGGGAACATTTTTAGCGCCCGGTTCAACCCTAATCCAGGTGCAAACGACAGGTATCCTTTGTCGATGGATTGGCTCTTAGCAGCTAAGAGAGGGGCGATAGCGATCATTGCCAACTCTTTCGAAAGCTTTGTGAGTCCGTCGTCCGGCTACTTAACTAAGCTCTATGAAGCGATGTTTTCGGACCCATTTACGTACAATCTACCCATCGGTGACATTCAAAAGGCAATCGCATCGAAAATCGTTAAGGAGGACCCGGGGATATACAATGTTGCGAATATTCACCAATCGGTGCTTCAGGGTGATCCGGCCCTCAAAGTGATTTCAGTAGCAAATCCCGATTACACTGTTGACCCTGACGAAGGGATTAGGATTTATTCAGAATCGCCGGATAAGACGATCGGAGCTTCTACGAAGATTAAACTGAGCGTACGCGTTGATAATCTGGGCAGATATGTACCGAACGGAGAGCTACCCATCGAAATCACCTATTTTTCGAAAGGTGGACAAACGCAGGTAAAGGATACCGTTTCCGGGTTTGCATACCATGATACCATTACGGTAATGACCACCTCGGCTAACCCGATAGAGAAAATTGAAGTAAGGCTCGATCCGGCCAATACAATTAAGGAACTTAACAAGAACAATAACAAAACGGAATTGTTGGTCGACTGGGAAATTGCGAAAAACGTATCTATCTATCCTCAGGGCAGTATTAAGGATGTAGTCGCTCCAACTTTAACTGTCAAGTTCAATGGTAGAATGATCAGGAACGATGAAATTGTTCAGCCGGGGTCGAATATCGTTATTGGTTTGGAAGATGATCGTTTTCTTTCGGCAGATACTTCTCGTGTGAGTGTTTTTTTGAAGACGTGTGAAGACAATTCCTGTGATTTTACCCGTCTGGCTTATTCTTCCGGAAAATTGCTCAAAATGGAGGCGTTGACGGAGCGTTCGTTATTAGTTAACTGGATAGAATCGCTGACAGAGCCGGGAGTTTACGAACTATTGGTTACGGGAAGCGACGATGCCGGTAATATTAGTGCAGCACCTTATAGAATCCGTTTTCGCATAGCCGACGACAGCGAGGTCTTGAAGCTTGTTGTCAGCCCTAATCCGGCTTCGTCTTATGCTCGTTTTGAAACTACATTACCTGCAAGTAACCCTATTGTCCGAATCGATTGGGCAATTTACGACCAGCGCGGCGTACTGGTTCATAAAGAGCATCTTGACAAACCGAGAGCCGGTGTAAATGAATGGTATTGGCAACCTGCACAAAATACAAGTGGTTTGTATTACTATAAGGTCAATATGATTAGCCAGGGGGGCGAAGAGAAGAGTGTATCTGGTAAATTGGCGTTACTCAGATAG
- a CDS encoding malate:quinone oxidoreductase — translation MMNTKKSSKTSSPDVVLIGAGIMSATLGVLLKKLNPSITISIFERLDRVTAESSDPWNNAGTGHSAFCELNYTPQLPDGSIETKKAIKIAESFEVSKEFWAYLVENGVIDSPDTFIHNIPHLSFVWGEENVDYLRKRYKALTSHHLFHGMEYTEDRDVIAGWAPLVMNGRRTDEKVAATRMELGTDVNFGALTKAMFDYLEKQDGVNLFLNYEVDDLSRRKDNAWQIEVKDRATKKTSKVQTKFVFIGAGGGSLPLLEKSDIPEGKGFGGFPVSGQWLVCNKPEIIEKHQAKVYGKASVGSPPMSVPHLDTRIIDGKKALLFGPYAGFSTKFLKNGSYLDLPLSIKLNNIKPMIAAGLHNIPLTKYLIDQVRQSPQDRLEALKDYFPEAKLEDWDLETAGQRVQVIKKDKKAGGVLEFGTEMVTAGDGSLAALLGASPGASTAVSIMLDLIHRCFAEAKTPEWQSQFKKIIPSFGKSLSKEKDLAAKTRAWTTEVLHLSASHLEAELTA, via the coding sequence GTGATGAATACCAAAAAGTCTTCAAAAACGAGCTCACCTGACGTGGTTTTGATAGGGGCAGGCATTATGAGCGCTACGCTCGGGGTTCTACTGAAAAAGCTTAATCCTTCCATTACCATCTCTATTTTCGAACGCCTTGACCGCGTCACTGCCGAGAGCTCAGATCCATGGAACAATGCCGGTACAGGCCATTCCGCTTTCTGTGAATTGAATTATACCCCGCAGCTTCCCGACGGCTCTATCGAAACAAAAAAAGCGATCAAAATCGCCGAGTCATTCGAGGTATCGAAGGAGTTCTGGGCATACCTCGTCGAAAATGGTGTGATCGATTCGCCTGATACATTTATCCACAATATTCCCCACCTGAGCTTTGTTTGGGGTGAAGAAAACGTGGACTATCTGCGCAAACGTTATAAAGCCCTTACAAGCCATCACCTGTTTCACGGAATGGAATACACCGAAGACAGGGACGTGATCGCGGGTTGGGCACCGCTGGTCATGAACGGCCGCCGCACAGATGAAAAAGTGGCCGCTACGCGCATGGAATTGGGCACGGACGTCAACTTCGGCGCGCTGACGAAGGCTATGTTCGATTACCTGGAAAAGCAGGATGGGGTCAATTTGTTCCTTAACTACGAGGTCGACGACTTGTCGCGCAGGAAGGACAATGCATGGCAAATTGAAGTAAAGGACCGGGCAACAAAAAAAACAAGCAAGGTCCAGACCAAATTCGTATTCATCGGCGCAGGCGGCGGATCGCTGCCTCTGCTCGAAAAATCGGACATTCCCGAGGGTAAAGGCTTTGGCGGTTTCCCTGTGAGCGGCCAGTGGCTGGTGTGCAACAAGCCTGAAATTATCGAGAAACATCAGGCGAAAGTGTATGGTAAAGCTTCGGTTGGCTCCCCACCGATGTCGGTGCCTCACCTGGATACCCGGATCATCGATGGCAAAAAAGCATTGCTTTTCGGTCCGTATGCCGGTTTTTCTACTAAATTTCTGAAAAATGGCTCTTACCTCGATCTTCCGCTTTCCATTAAGCTGAACAATATTAAGCCGATGATCGCTGCGGGGCTGCATAACATCCCGTTGACGAAATATCTGATCGATCAGGTAAGACAATCGCCGCAAGACCGCCTGGAGGCGTTGAAGGATTATTTCCCCGAAGCGAAACTGGAAGACTGGGATCTCGAAACAGCCGGCCAGCGCGTTCAGGTAATCAAGAAAGATAAAAAGGCAGGCGGCGTTCTCGAATTCGGGACCGAAATGGTGACTGCCGGCGACGGCTCATTGGCTGCATTGCTCGGCGCATCCCCGGGAGCTTCTACGGCGGTGTCGATCATGCTCGATCTGATCCATCGCTGCTTTGCGGAGGCCAAAACGCCGGAATGGCAAAGCCAGTTCAAGAAAATCATCCCGTCGTTCGGGAAGTCACTTTCGAAGGAAAAAGACCTTGCTGCCAAAACCCGGGCCTGGACTACCGAAGTGTTGCATTTGAGTGCTTCGCACCTGGAAGCAGAATTGACGGCTTGA
- a CDS encoding sugar phosphate isomerase/epimerase, whose translation MKFGINTYLFSSPFTNESTSFFPQFREWGFDFVEIALEDPANIDPELVRKALDDNGLACRSVCAATGPGRDLRGTRKDQMTAIEYVEALIRIAPVLGSKLVAGPIYSAVGRAELVPDDQKRKQWAQVAANLRILADFAARHEVKLAIEPLNRYETDFINTCDQALRMIEEVGSDALQVHLDTFHMNLEEKDPGLAIRKAGNRLGLLHASGSDRGTPGNDQINWDRIFAALDHIHYPGDIVIESFTPDVKVIAKAASIWRQVEPSREAIAVDGLRFLRSLAF comes from the coding sequence ATGAAGTTCGGTATCAATACCTACCTGTTTTCTTCACCATTCACGAACGAAAGCACCTCATTTTTTCCGCAGTTCAGGGAGTGGGGGTTTGATTTCGTTGAAATAGCATTGGAAGATCCCGCTAATATCGATCCTGAATTGGTGAGAAAGGCTTTGGACGACAACGGGCTGGCTTGCAGGTCTGTTTGTGCGGCCACAGGACCGGGGCGGGATTTGAGAGGTACTAGAAAGGACCAGATGACGGCCATTGAATACGTGGAAGCGCTGATCCGCATTGCGCCGGTATTGGGCAGCAAGCTGGTAGCCGGGCCCATTTATTCGGCGGTAGGCCGGGCCGAACTTGTGCCGGACGATCAGAAGCGGAAGCAGTGGGCGCAGGTTGCTGCGAACCTGAGAATACTTGCCGATTTCGCGGCAAGGCATGAGGTCAAACTGGCAATAGAACCGCTGAACCGGTATGAAACCGATTTTATCAATACCTGCGACCAGGCCTTGCGCATGATCGAAGAGGTGGGGAGCGATGCATTGCAGGTACATCTCGATACCTTCCACATGAATCTGGAAGAAAAGGACCCGGGGCTCGCCATCCGGAAAGCCGGAAACAGGCTGGGGCTTTTACACGCTTCGGGCAGCGACCGCGGCACACCCGGCAATGATCAGATTAACTGGGACCGCATTTTTGCCGCACTCGACCACATTCATTATCCGGGGGACATTGTGATTGAATCCTTCACTCCGGATGTAAAGGTTATTGCCAAAGCCGCGTCGATCTGGCGTCAGGTCGAACCGTCGCGCGAGGCGATAGCCGTTGACGGGCTGCGGTTTCTGAGATCGCTGGCGTTCTGA
- a CDS encoding Uma2 family endonuclease — MITSFDQLDLTRQYTYADYLKWQFKERLELIRGYIYKMSPAPSRRHQGIVWNLSLAIGNQIKEHPCRAYSAPFDVRLPIKDKKSNQEITTVLQPDICVICDLSKLDDRGCLGAPELVIEVLSPGSSPREISQKFNVYEESGVREYWVVYPEYEHVNIFLLDESGKFVGQHPKVNGELLCSAVFPDLTIDLSEVFIE; from the coding sequence ATGATCACAAGTTTCGACCAGCTGGACCTTACCAGGCAATATACTTATGCGGATTACCTGAAATGGCAATTCAAGGAACGTCTGGAACTGATCAGAGGATATATTTATAAAATGTCGCCTGCTCCGTCGCGGCGACATCAGGGTATTGTTTGGAATTTAAGTCTGGCCATTGGAAATCAAATTAAAGAACACCCCTGTCGCGCATATTCAGCTCCATTTGATGTAAGGCTACCAATAAAGGACAAGAAGAGCAATCAGGAGATCACAACGGTTTTGCAGCCGGATATTTGCGTAATATGTGATTTATCCAAACTGGACGACCGAGGTTGTTTGGGAGCGCCCGAACTGGTGATCGAAGTGCTCTCACCCGGCAGTTCGCCAAGGGAGATAAGCCAAAAATTTAATGTGTATGAAGAAAGCGGTGTGCGGGAATATTGGGTAGTTTATCCTGAATATGAGCACGTCAATATTTTCTTACTCGACGAATCAGGCAAATTTGTGGGACAACATCCGAAGGTAAACGGCGAATTGCTATGCTCGGCTGTTTTTCCTGATCTTACAATTGATCTTTCGGAAGTATTTATCGAATAA
- a CDS encoding C25 family cysteine peptidase produces MSFRFTFCLAVLLSFKVLSVSAQWGPPYRNNWIVYGKPYVRIGITQAGIHKLPFSVLPADFPVNDVTRIQLWHRGKQVAIISTDNKEVVFYAVPNDGGSDSLLYRPTSSRINPYWSMYSDEGAYFLTVGDTAGLRAVRSTKAVTAQDVPAGFHIAENLVTYKNEYSLSTNSYLRPSFFNSFFEIGASRTGKASMEGKASSFAIQLTNYVNNGVDKPIVKLLVHGRSPGAKNIEIRVGKDEQSLRLVYALPNSGFGGSQYSFPLESNDLDAQGKGILNLKAVGTNAIDGYSLTYYSVKYPQQTDMKGKSTSEFFLRKTSDTYTRLNVTNAPANSTVMDITDVDKPVIIEGNATEIMVPRSAGKDTRLLVTSESVTIQKAKVSVANFSTKYPLNANYIIITSENLLAGSKEYAAYRSTSEGGGFTTLVANIKDIYNQFNYGEPSPVAIRNFVDYMISDGKKNKYLYLIGKSITHNERMVRELPDEVPTIGFPASDILLVEGLGGTARDVPAIPVGRLSAVTNQNIHDYLEKVKEYEHNATGSYGWRKNVLHLNGGKSVSEITQLKQLLATLEPKVSGGIVGGFRKAICEAASDRGGRNGQYYTGGK; encoded by the coding sequence ATGAGTTTCAGATTTACTTTTTGCCTCGCTGTTCTGCTGAGTTTTAAGGTTTTGAGTGTTTCCGCACAATGGGGGCCGCCGTACCGGAACAACTGGATTGTTTACGGAAAGCCTTATGTGAGAATAGGGATTACCCAGGCCGGAATACACAAACTTCCATTTTCCGTTTTACCCGCAGATTTTCCGGTCAATGATGTTACCAGGATTCAGCTGTGGCATCGTGGTAAACAGGTAGCCATTATTTCTACAGATAATAAGGAAGTTGTGTTCTATGCTGTGCCGAACGACGGCGGAAGTGACTCATTGCTTTACCGGCCGACAAGTTCACGGATAAATCCATATTGGAGTATGTATTCGGATGAAGGCGCCTATTTTTTAACCGTCGGTGATACAGCAGGATTGAGAGCAGTCCGAAGTACTAAAGCAGTTACCGCACAGGATGTTCCGGCGGGCTTCCATATTGCCGAAAATCTGGTTACTTATAAAAATGAATATTCGCTTAGCACCAATTCATATCTCAGGCCATCTTTTTTCAATAGTTTTTTTGAAATAGGCGCCAGCCGAACTGGGAAGGCGTCCATGGAAGGTAAGGCCAGTTCTTTTGCTATCCAGCTTACAAATTACGTTAATAACGGTGTTGATAAACCCATAGTGAAGCTACTGGTGCATGGCAGGAGCCCGGGAGCAAAAAACATTGAGATCCGGGTTGGAAAAGACGAGCAATCGCTTCGACTGGTTTACGCTCTGCCTAACAGTGGATTTGGCGGCTCACAATACTCTTTTCCATTGGAAAGCAATGACCTCGATGCTCAAGGGAAAGGAATACTTAATTTGAAAGCGGTAGGTACGAATGCTATTGATGGGTATTCACTCACTTACTATTCCGTAAAGTATCCTCAACAAACAGACATGAAGGGTAAGAGCACGAGCGAGTTTTTTCTTCGCAAGACGTCCGACACCTATACGCGCTTAAACGTCACAAATGCTCCCGCGAATAGTACTGTTATGGATATAACAGATGTAGATAAGCCAGTGATCATTGAAGGAAACGCAACGGAAATTATGGTGCCCAGATCTGCCGGCAAAGATACAAGACTGTTGGTCACCAGCGAATCGGTGACAATTCAGAAAGCGAAAGTCAGCGTGGCGAACTTCAGTACGAAATATCCCTTAAATGCCAATTATATCATCATCACAAGTGAAAATCTTCTCGCGGGCTCAAAAGAATATGCGGCTTACCGTTCTACGTCTGAAGGGGGAGGATTTACGACCCTTGTAGCCAACATCAAAGATATTTATAATCAATTCAACTACGGGGAGCCGAGTCCGGTGGCGATCAGAAATTTTGTTGATTATATGATTTCCGACGGAAAGAAGAACAAGTATTTGTATCTGATTGGTAAATCTATAACCCATAATGAGCGAATGGTTAGAGAGTTGCCGGATGAAGTTCCTACGATCGGCTTTCCTGCCTCCGACATTCTTCTTGTGGAGGGGTTGGGAGGCACCGCTAGGGATGTGCCTGCGATTCCGGTTGGGAGGCTTAGTGCTGTGACTAATCAAAATATACATGACTATCTGGAAAAGGTTAAGGAATATGAACATAACGCCACAGGTAGTTATGGTTGGAGAAAGAATGTATTGCATTTGAATGGTGGGAAATCGGTTTCCGAGATCACGCAATTGAAGCAGTTGCTTGCTACACTGGAGCCGAAGGTATCCGGTGGAATCGTTGGGGGGTTCCGTAAAGCCATTTGTGAAGCAGCAAGCGATCGGGGAGGTAGAAACGGTCAATATTACACCGGAGGTAAATGA